The DNA region GAAATATTGCCGGTGGAGATTAAAACCGAGATTGAGGATGTTCAGTTTCAGGAATAGTGGGTATTTAATTCGTGCTTTATTTgttaaaattcgaaattgctgtaaaaattaaataaacaatattttctaaatttttgtacCTCGTGTTTTCATAAGAAGTTGTGGTCTTTTTCCTATGAgcatttaaattcaaatcaatagatattttttttgaagttgacagcaattgggtcctaaaacgaagcttagattgctgatattattgttcacagcgataaagcttatttttctgaatacaatgaccctttgtacgactataaagagcttaaaatggatttttaaatcaattttgaaaaattaacctcgcggtccttcttgacagaaaagctcctacttgacaggtcgttccaaggggaccatagttgatccatcgaaaaaattttgtctttaaaaaaaaaattgcattaaaatgaaaaaaaaaaagtgatcagaaatggtttttaatcgtgtttttaccgttgtacataaaaattggcatagggctttagtacccaattgataaAAGACACGAGTGACAACTACAGAACCAGTCTGTTGTACTATTGTCGACATATAATTGCGAAGGATACGGACAGATCAAAATGTAAGCGGATACGCATGAACCATGCTTTGCTATTTCAACTTCAAAATTCCCAGAAATCTAGAGTTTTCGGCGAAATTCATTGCGATAAAGTCGGCgcgtatactgccgttctacgcataattgtcccatgtcagttttggacgattttgactttatgacatttttaagtctAGTTTGATGtgcactttaagaaaaacacataaaatctggtagtttgttcggaaactcataaaaaacaacaccaagtctgtttgtcccatcgttaaacttctacgcataattgtcccaccaagtattttcttacacggaatcattagttttactaagcattatgtcttgtttacatgttgtatagcaagagaattaCAAATAAAGGTAATATACTgataactggggcgattagggacacatagggcgaataggaacccacgggacaattatgcgtagaaacacagaaatcggtcaaaaatttcaatcgcggttttctcagttgcacttttttgaacatgggacaacgGCAGTATAAAGCTCGTAACATCacgcaattttgacattttatgcGGACATACTTTATTACGTACTCCGTGCTTAAATACCTGGATAGTCTAAAAATAACTGATAACGCCAGTGTAACGGTTAATAACATCTGCCAGTGTAACGGTTAATAACATCTGTATAACATATTGGACTGTGTATGAAAATCAATCTGTCATCTCATATGTTATCTCGAGTTGTAGATAAACAAGTTTGAGTCACATCACATCCCCCTTCGGTATTTAAAATGAATCAAACTAGGAATAAACTGTGAGTTGTAAAACAAAGTAATTTTCAGTCAAATACATTCCCCATCTTTCCCTCAGACCCAGCAACGATCCGAGTAGTTACTGTCGATTTTGTTTCTCAGACCGCAACTTGGTTCCACTTTTCCCCAGTGGGGAACCTCCCCGGCACATGCTTCTGGATCTTATCACAGACCTGGTGGGCATTCAAATAGACAATGGGACAGACACTGCCTGTTCGATTTGCTGGCGATGTGCTGTGGCTTTGGAGGATTTCCAGTTGTTTCGACAACGTAGCTGTGAACATGATGCCATTGTACGCGAGAATCTGTTGCCATTTGGTAGCCAAGGCGAGTTTGAGGAACGAGAATATGTTTCGTCATCATTCGAGACACCCGAAGAGACCCAGCAAGATAATGACACTTCTTTGCTAAGATTCGTGCAAAGCCTGAACCATTCTAATGAATATGCTGAAAATTCCACGCCTACGCATAACGACATCAACAGATCTTCTTTGGAACATGAGTTCATTTGTCCTCTATGCTATGTATCGTATAGGTATGATACAAACTTACAAAAACATTTCGAAAAGCATCACCCAGAGTTGGTGACAGGGGCCACAATAACCCCAGCCAATAATCCGAACAAACGCAAGAGAACGAGTTTGGGTCAGCTAAGAGTCTACCAAAATCCTCCGCCGTTGCCCCCCAGCATTCAATCCACCAGCGATAACCTCTTCAAATGTTCCTACTGCCCGAAATCGTTCAAGCACGGGCCGTCGTTGCACTTTCACCTCAAGTCACACTACGACATGTTGCCATTTGTTTGCGAATTTTGCGACGCTCGATTCATCAACGAAAAGGGCAAACACATCCACAAGGGCAGATATCATTACGAGAACGGAGTCAGAAAGCCAGCTCCACCGCGGGAAACGTTCGAATGTAAGGAGTGCAATCGAAACTTTGTCCACCGGAAGTATCTGTGGCAACACATTCGTTACAAACATCCGGAGCGGTGTCTGCCCGATGGTAGTGATCCAACACTGGTCATGTTGCCTCCTACCGAAATGCCAAATCATGAGGAAACGTTTGAAAATCATGCAGACGATGAACCATTGCTGGAGATCAAATCTGAAATAGATGATAGTGATTCGTATTTTCCACTGTGGGATTGAAGCAAGAACAAAAGCACTTCTATTTTATTGTTGTCGGTTTCGttgtttttattgcatttttaaaattgattaataaaatatttgattgTATAATAATTTTGTTGCCATCATGTTTCATTGccttgatttttaatttggatGAATTGGGAAAATATACACATTTTAAGTACACTTTTGTGCAAATTATTTCAATCACTCTTGCAGTTTTTCATGTCTAAAATATATTATTCTTGAAATAAAGTTAGAGTACCGAGTggcttcaattcaatttcaagcgtatttcaattacttcaaacaattcttgaaaatcaaatttggcacctttcatttgcacccaagacaactaaaatcggttaaaatagagcgaagttatgattttgaaaatgtgttttttctgaaaattgccatttttcagaccaccctaacacggcgtaggtcaccctaatgttaaaaacccgatttaatatcaccagaggtgaaatagagcctttcttacaaaatgatgaaactccgagaaatatattcgtgcaattattttttcaaaaacataatgataccatccagtgagaattttacctaaagcttctAATCTTTAAaggctaaacctcaaatgcaatttttttaatttcgctggcgttgaagcgctggcgttgaagcttcgacttggcgacttgtcgagctttcgagcgagaacgagccgggacttcgaatttgatgttcagtgtatgattttgtataaattcaaaaatttaataggaaaaaatagggtaaaaataagacgaaaaacactaaaatcgctatatctctggaaatacattttggaaaagcttcaaatgttgggcccaaacagtttatggcgcatgttttcgaatggctttttgtttgaaactgaattcttttaatttgatagtgttatctgtaaaaaagtccaaaaaatacctctaaaaatggctttcatcacatttactggtcgaaaattgtgaatctaaaaataaaatgttcgtctccgaccccacggctacagatctggcttttaaaaattgtgggttttacgagcggttttccagtgatggaagacacaaatttttaagagcggatacagacatcggccatgtatttcagaaaaagagctctcaaaaatcagactttgagttccgggtttcgggccaaaattcaatcgaaagagcgcatctaaaccttcaatttagtaataggattttttcctgtgacgaatcctcgccgtgcacgaatttttttagatttctgaaaaaagcgttttccaaaagcaaaccttaaacctttcttttgtaagaaaggcaaaaaggcaAAAAGTCAAACGCTCTCAAAAAAAAGTGCGGAATCcaatcgatgtaaaatttgctgAGAAGTTTGATCGAGTCGTGAACACTCAGTTAGAAAgataaatttaagtgaaattacaaataaatccTTGGGGAGAATTATTCTGAATGACCCcttacattttttgagaaatttactctgtatataaagaaaaatcatacagctataacttttgaaccaaCCGTCTGATCAATACCAAAATTTACTCGAATACAATTCATACCAAATGCTTTCGATCGAGAATGGGCtgggactttgaatttgatgttcagtatatgattttgtataaatccaaaatttaataggaaaaatagggtaaaacaagacgaaaaacactaaaatcgctatatctctggaaatacattttggaaaagcttcaaattttgggcccaaacagtttatggcgcatgttttcgaatggctttttgtttgaaactgaattctttaaatttgatagtgttatctgtaaaatagtccaaaaaaagtccaaaaaatagtctaaaaatggctttc from Culex quinquefasciatus strain JHB chromosome 3, VPISU_Cqui_1.0_pri_paternal, whole genome shotgun sequence includes:
- the LOC119770581 gene encoding transcription factor Ouib-like isoform X2, translating into MLLDLITDLVGIQIDNGTDTACSICWRCAVALEDFQLFRQRSCEHDAIVRENLLPFGSQGEFEEREYVSSSFETPEETQQDNDTSLLRFVQSLNHSNEYAENSTPTHNDINRSSLEHEFICPLCYVSYRYDTNLQKHFEKHHPELVTGATITPANNPNKRKRTSLGQLRVYQNPPPLPPSIQSTSDNLFKCSYCPKSFKHGPSLHFHLKSHYDMLPFVCEFCDARFINEKGKHIHKGRYHYENGVRKPAPPRETFECKECNRNFVHRKYLWQHIRYKHPERCLPDGSDPTLVMLPPTEMPNHEETFENHADDEPLLEIKSEIDDSDSYFPLWD
- the LOC119770581 gene encoding zinc finger protein 236-like isoform X1, which produces MNQTRNKLPSNDPSSYCRFCFSDRNLVPLFPSGEPPRHMLLDLITDLVGIQIDNGTDTACSICWRCAVALEDFQLFRQRSCEHDAIVRENLLPFGSQGEFEEREYVSSSFETPEETQQDNDTSLLRFVQSLNHSNEYAENSTPTHNDINRSSLEHEFICPLCYVSYRYDTNLQKHFEKHHPELVTGATITPANNPNKRKRTSLGQLRVYQNPPPLPPSIQSTSDNLFKCSYCPKSFKHGPSLHFHLKSHYDMLPFVCEFCDARFINEKGKHIHKGRYHYENGVRKPAPPRETFECKECNRNFVHRKYLWQHIRYKHPERCLPDGSDPTLVMLPPTEMPNHEETFENHADDEPLLEIKSEIDDSDSYFPLWD